The proteins below are encoded in one region of Elgaria multicarinata webbii isolate HBS135686 ecotype San Diego chromosome 8, rElgMul1.1.pri, whole genome shotgun sequence:
- the DDIT4 gene encoding DNA damage-inducible transcript 4 protein: MPVSWDSFSSSLPPIPEQRENPPAFAWEKCAYQDASSRAARLESSDCESLDSSLCSEGDAQEFLDEVSLPDFDLLNDPEDELLCANLMKLIQVSLNKAKINSHRSSKLLMPSQLVTQVGKELLHLAYREPCGLRGALIDLCVEQGKGCHSVGQIAVDPGLVPTFQLTLVLRLDSRLWPKIQGLFSSGSPGFSQSLKLSTGFRVIKKKLYSSEQLLIEEC, encoded by the exons ATGCCAGTCTCGTGGGACAGCTTCTCCTCTTCCCTGCCTCCCATTCCGGAGCAGCGAGAGAATCCGCCTGCCTTCGCTTGGGAGAAGTGCGCCTACCAAGATGCATCCAGTCGGGCTGCGAGGCTGGAGAGCTCCGATTGCGAGTCCCTCGACAGCAGCTTGTGCTCCGAAGGAG ATGCACAGGAATTTCTGGATGAAGTGTCCTTGCCAGACTTTGACTTGTTAAACGATCCAGAGGATGAACTCCTGTGTGCCAATCTCATGAAGCTCATCCAAGTCAGTCTGAACAAAGCCAAGATCAACTCCCACCGTTCCTCCAAGCTCCTCATGCCTAGCCAGCTGGTCACCCAAGTTGGCAAGGAGCTGCTTCACCTGGCCTATAGAGAGCCCTGCGGCTTGAGGGGGGCCCTCATCGACCTGTGCGTGGAGCAAGGGAAGGGGTGCCATAGCGTGGGCCAGATTGCCGTGGATCCAGGCTTAGTGCCTACCTTCCAGCTGACTCTTGTTCTAAGACTGGATTCCCGCCTTTGGCCTAAGATCCAGGGACTCTTTAGCTCCGGCTCTCCCGGCTTCAGCCAATCGCTGAAGCTCAGCACTGGCTTCAGGGTCATTAAAAAGAAGCTGTACAGCTCTGAACAGTTGCTCATAGAGGAGTGTTGA